In one Parvibaculum sp. genomic region, the following are encoded:
- a CDS encoding TetR/AcrR family transcriptional regulator yields the protein MTQLQSGSKLPPGAEHQSLPGQQHRRALLRPWNREAREERLRSAVFAAMTESRANPVGPSDIARHAQVSKALIYKHFGSGGCDASAFTCYAAGVGTGAASAWHRTPAKTICAIRATR from the coding sequence ATGACTCAACTTCAGAGCGGGTCAAAGCTGCCGCCTGGCGCTGAGCATCAGAGCCTTCCTGGGCAGCAGCACCGTCGGGCACTTCTGCGTCCATGGAATCGTGAGGCAAGGGAAGAACGTCTGAGGAGCGCGGTCTTTGCTGCCATGACGGAGAGCCGTGCCAATCCTGTCGGCCCTTCCGACATTGCAAGGCATGCGCAGGTATCGAAAGCTCTCATTTACAAGCACTTCGGGTCAGGGGGCTGCGACGCATCGGCCTTCACCTGCTATGCTGCCGGCGTTGGGACGGGGGCGGCATCGGCATGGCACAGGACGCCAGCGAAGACTATCTGCGCTATCAGGGCAACGCGCTGA
- a CDS encoding type II toxin-antitoxin system prevent-host-death family antitoxin, translating to MPADIIPSLKTLPQRSATQVKNRWADVVREVRKLGSVAITQHNQVEMVVMSAESYQKISAHAEEARARGEAGLATLSDDFDRRLASFNTDGIRDRVENVMSARGRIKRPAKAGATY from the coding sequence ATGCCCGCCGATATCATCCCCAGTCTGAAAACACTGCCGCAGCGGAGCGCAACGCAGGTGAAGAACAGATGGGCGGACGTGGTGCGCGAGGTGCGCAAGCTCGGCAGCGTCGCTATCACGCAGCACAACCAGGTTGAAATGGTGGTGATGAGCGCTGAGAGCTACCAAAAGATCTCCGCCCATGCCGAGGAAGCCCGTGCCCGTGGCGAAGCGGGGCTTGCCACACTTTCAGATGACTTCGATCGGCGCCTCGCGTCGTTCAATACCGATGGGATCCGCGATCGGGTCGAGAACGTGATGTCCGCGCGCGGCCGCATCAAACGTCCTGCGAAAGCTGGCGCCACTTACTGA
- a CDS encoding TnsA endonuclease N-terminal domain-containing protein, with protein MNKHLGDFQCFTDLSKVKADIKSISRVARIVFSTTGGPLRTIITGTKCRPTGIYHSVKTGHAQPYESQAELLFMQQCEADHEVAAWLAQPHRLEMFIEGKKLIYFPDFSVLYADDREEVIEVKRDKAREVSGDLAAKLERAERIYLSANVKLRILDFSDLRTEPRHSNAEEIQRHSRTRYFQHEVFWLTEHIHRDPSGTIPFAKAIELLGGGVVGKKKLCAMIVRRHFGVDLDANLTGASPVFPVSTD; from the coding sequence TTGAACAAGCATCTTGGAGATTTTCAATGCTTTACCGACCTCTCGAAGGTCAAGGCTGACATCAAAAGTATTAGCAGGGTGGCGCGGATCGTTTTCAGCACGACGGGCGGCCCCCTTCGCACGATCATCACGGGTACCAAGTGCCGCCCGACTGGCATCTATCACAGTGTCAAGACCGGTCACGCTCAACCCTACGAATCCCAAGCCGAGCTTCTCTTCATGCAGCAGTGCGAAGCGGACCACGAAGTGGCCGCTTGGCTTGCTCAGCCTCATCGCCTGGAAATGTTCATTGAAGGAAAGAAGCTGATCTATTTCCCCGACTTCTCGGTGCTCTATGCCGACGATCGGGAGGAGGTCATCGAGGTCAAACGGGACAAGGCAAGGGAAGTATCCGGTGATCTCGCAGCCAAACTTGAACGGGCGGAGCGCATCTATCTATCTGCCAATGTGAAGCTCCGCATCCTCGACTTCTCCGACTTGCGAACGGAGCCGCGCCACTCGAACGCCGAAGAAATCCAGCGCCACTCGCGTACGCGCTACTTCCAGCACGAAGTCTTCTGGCTGACTGAGCATATCCACCGAGATCCGAGTGGAACCATACCCTTTGCCAAAGCCATCGAGCTTCTGGGTGGAGGCGTCGTCGGCAAAAAGAAGCTCTGCGCCATGATTGTCCGCAGGCATTTCGGCGTCGACCTCGATGCAAACCTGACCGGCGCCTCGCCTGTCTTTCCTGTTTCGACCGACTGA
- a CDS encoding TniB family NTP-binding protein encodes MIDNHQHARLMRFKAITIRYPRMNEVFKRFDFLRAEAQAVRNLGPSDALDITSLSALPLIAPTGSGKTRIINAYQKKIQKEQHPPGISPVVVVNLSTNVTVKGFYADVLKGFGDPNFAKGTQQLLEKRTQTFIRKCGVELLIIDEVHHLISAETNKVRWDVAELFKNILNDKTCCLALSGIEKAAVLFEKGGQLARRCISPVPLGPLDMQNNSEREMFLGFIGRLDDLMLKEKVTDAENGLLEGDVPACLYEVSGGVIGIASHLVYHALICCFSRGGTSLERCDFVRATDDWAVSTGFATQNPFRTQAQRLTA; translated from the coding sequence GTGATTGACAACCACCAACATGCTCGATTGATGCGCTTCAAGGCGATCACCATTCGATATCCAAGAATGAATGAAGTCTTCAAGAGGTTCGATTTTCTGCGCGCCGAGGCGCAGGCGGTGCGCAACCTTGGACCTTCTGATGCACTCGATATCACCAGCCTGTCCGCTTTGCCGCTCATTGCGCCAACGGGGAGCGGAAAGACTCGCATCATCAACGCTTACCAGAAGAAAATTCAGAAGGAGCAACATCCACCGGGAATTTCACCTGTTGTGGTCGTGAACCTCTCTACGAATGTCACCGTCAAGGGCTTCTACGCCGACGTCCTGAAGGGATTTGGCGATCCAAACTTCGCCAAAGGCACACAGCAGCTACTCGAGAAGCGGACCCAGACGTTTATTCGAAAATGCGGCGTAGAGCTGTTGATTATCGATGAGGTGCATCACCTGATCAGTGCCGAGACCAACAAGGTTCGGTGGGACGTTGCCGAGCTCTTCAAAAACATACTCAACGACAAGACTTGCTGTCTCGCTCTGAGCGGTATCGAGAAGGCGGCCGTACTTTTTGAGAAGGGTGGCCAGCTCGCAAGGAGGTGCATCAGTCCTGTCCCGCTGGGGCCACTCGATATGCAGAACAACTCCGAAAGGGAGATGTTCCTGGGCTTCATCGGACGACTGGACGACCTGATGTTGAAGGAGAAGGTCACCGATGCGGAAAACGGCCTCCTTGAAGGAGATGTGCCTGCGTGTCTGTATGAGGTCTCTGGCGGCGTTATCGGAATAGCCTCACACCTTGTCTATCACGCGCTTATCTGCTGCTTTTCACGGGGTGGTACGTCACTCGAAAGATGCGATTTCGTGAGGGCTACGGACGACTGGGCGGTGTCGACGGGCTTCGCTACGCAAAACCCGTTCAGGACGCAAGCGCAGAGGTTGACGGCATGA
- a CDS encoding DUF6634 family protein: MVIYVGRDGVLQTARLSEQLESMKSLCADLEWLRAGVVRPSLEELESAPLIDDYAFVQRGVTALQGKVTNHPLIGTTTAITSDLYVFAPDLGWARTFSRYYRLGSPSSAMAKWLF; this comes from the coding sequence ATGGTCATTTATGTTGGAAGAGATGGCGTCCTGCAGACGGCGCGTCTGAGTGAACAACTGGAAAGCATGAAGAGCCTGTGTGCCGATCTCGAATGGTTGAGGGCGGGCGTTGTCAGGCCCTCACTCGAGGAACTCGAGAGCGCGCCTCTCATTGATGACTATGCCTTCGTTCAACGTGGTGTGACGGCGCTTCAGGGTAAGGTCACGAACCACCCCCTTATTGGAACAACCACGGCCATAACGTCGGATCTTTATGTGTTTGCCCCCGATCTTGGTTGGGCCCGCACTTTCTCCCGCTACTACAGGCTCGGCTCGCCGTCGTCGGCAATGGCGAAATGGCTTTTCTGA
- a CDS encoding IS1182 family transposase: protein MMGTQVAPAQLFYDFCLDDHVPDDHLLRRIDRFLDLETVRTELKPFYSGIGRPSIDPELMMRMLIVGYSLGIRSERHLCEEVHLNLAYRWFCRLGLDGKVPDHSTFSRNRHGRFRQSDILRHLFETVVERCLREGLVGGEGFAVDASLIAADANKQRSVPGDEWHPDELGPDAGQAVRAYLATLDDAAFGAASAVKPKFVSPSDPAAQWTGAHKGHAFFAYATNYLIDTENAIILDVEASRAIRQAEVGASRTMIDRTDKRFGLKPRHLAADSAYGSAANLAWLVKERQIEPHIPVFDKSNRTDGTFSRSDFVFDAERDHYTCPGGKLLVQFRRTYKTPRSGITKDGTRLYRSSKSDCQNCAFKMKCCPNTPQRKVPRDIDEDARDVARALANTPAYERSRHRRKKVEMLFAHLKRILRLGRLRLRGPKGARDEFLLAATAQNLRKLAKLRAMPSHGHAAA, encoded by the coding sequence ATGATGGGAACACAGGTGGCGCCGGCGCAGCTGTTTTACGATTTCTGTCTCGACGATCATGTTCCTGACGATCACCTGTTGCGACGTATCGACCGGTTCCTCGATCTCGAGACGGTTCGCACGGAGCTGAAGCCCTTCTACAGCGGCATCGGGCGGCCCTCGATCGATCCGGAGCTGATGATGCGGATGCTGATCGTGGGCTACAGCCTCGGCATTCGGTCCGAACGGCACCTGTGCGAGGAGGTCCATCTCAACCTGGCCTATCGGTGGTTTTGCCGTCTGGGGCTCGACGGCAAGGTGCCCGACCATTCGACCTTCTCGCGCAATCGACACGGCCGCTTCCGGCAGAGCGATATCCTGCGGCATCTGTTCGAGACGGTGGTGGAACGCTGCCTGCGCGAGGGGCTGGTCGGTGGCGAAGGCTTTGCGGTCGATGCGAGCCTGATCGCGGCGGATGCCAACAAGCAGCGCTCTGTTCCCGGTGACGAGTGGCACCCCGATGAACTTGGCCCGGATGCAGGACAGGCTGTCCGTGCGTATCTGGCCACACTGGACGATGCGGCCTTCGGCGCCGCCAGCGCGGTGAAGCCGAAGTTCGTCTCGCCCTCGGATCCGGCCGCTCAGTGGACCGGTGCTCACAAGGGGCATGCCTTCTTCGCCTATGCCACCAACTATCTGATCGATACCGAGAATGCGATCATCCTCGACGTCGAGGCCAGCCGCGCCATCCGGCAGGCCGAGGTGGGCGCGTCGAGAACGATGATCGACAGGACTGACAAGCGCTTCGGCCTCAAGCCTCGGCATCTGGCGGCCGACAGCGCCTATGGATCGGCGGCGAACCTCGCCTGGCTGGTCAAGGAGCGGCAGATCGAGCCGCATATCCCCGTCTTCGACAAATCGAACCGGACCGACGGCACCTTCTCGCGCTCCGACTTCGTCTTCGATGCTGAGCGGGATCACTACACCTGCCCGGGCGGCAAGCTGCTGGTGCAGTTCAGGCGAACCTACAAGACGCCGCGTTCGGGCATCACCAAGGACGGAACGCGGCTATACCGGTCGAGCAAGTCCGATTGCCAGAACTGCGCCTTCAAGATGAAGTGCTGTCCGAACACGCCACAGCGCAAGGTGCCGCGGGACATCGACGAAGACGCGCGCGATGTGGCTCGGGCTCTGGCGAACACGCCGGCCTATGAGCGTTCGCGGCATCGGCGCAAGAAGGTCGAGATGCTCTTCGCCCACCTCAAGCGCATCCTCAGGCTCGGCCGCCTGCGCCTGCGTGGACCGAAGGGTGCCAGGGATGAGTTCCTCCTCGCCGCCACCGCACAAAACCTGAGGAAGCTGGCGAAGCTTCGAGCAATGCCGAGCCACGGCCACGCGGCGGCATGA
- the ccoN gene encoding cytochrome-c oxidase, cbb3-type subunit I: MIATLTNNERQAAIGISVLVAICGLALAAAGRHDLLEIHGYLILVSGILCTFTVIHGYYEPEPTPERLSDYYDAPIKAGIAVAMAWAVFAMFVGVWVASLLAWPELTLDQAWASFGRLRPVHTTGIIFGFGGNALIATSFHVMQRTSRARMPDQLSAWFVLVGFNLFCLLSVTGYLMGITQSKEYAEAEWYADIWLVIVWVVYFILYIRTIARRKEPHIYVANWYFLAFILVVAILHIVNNIAVPVSLGHAKSYTVWSGVQDAMVQWWYGHNAVAFFLTAGFLGMLYYYLPVRAQRPIFSYRLSILSFWGITFFYMWAGSHHLHYTALPHWVQTLGMTFSVMLLVPSWASAGNALLTLNGAWHRVRDDATLRFMMVAAVFYGLATFEGSFMAIRPVNSLSHYTDWTVGHVHAGALGWVALITFGSFYTLVPGLWKRERMYSPTLVEVHFWLALAGTLVYILAMWNSGIIQGLMWRTYTEDGTLAYSFVDSLTAMYPYYIARAFGGLLFLLGAIIASYNIWMTVRAVPLAADRGSDVPDSNAVAAAGE, encoded by the coding sequence ATGATTGCAACGCTGACAAACAATGAACGACAGGCCGCAATCGGCATCTCCGTTCTCGTGGCCATATGCGGCCTCGCACTTGCGGCCGCTGGCCGACACGATCTACTGGAAATTCATGGCTACCTAATTCTGGTTTCGGGGATTCTATGCACATTTACTGTCATTCATGGCTATTACGAGCCTGAGCCAACTCCAGAAAGACTGTCGGACTACTACGACGCGCCCATCAAAGCAGGGATCGCGGTGGCGATGGCATGGGCGGTGTTTGCCATGTTTGTTGGTGTCTGGGTAGCGTCGTTACTCGCCTGGCCCGAGCTCACACTTGATCAAGCATGGGCCAGCTTCGGACGTCTACGCCCAGTCCACACCACAGGTATCATCTTCGGATTTGGCGGCAATGCGCTGATTGCAACTTCTTTCCACGTGATGCAACGCACATCGCGTGCACGTATGCCTGACCAACTCTCTGCTTGGTTTGTCCTCGTCGGTTTCAACCTCTTCTGTCTCCTTTCTGTGACTGGATACCTCATGGGGATCACACAGTCGAAGGAGTATGCTGAAGCGGAATGGTACGCAGATATATGGCTCGTCATCGTCTGGGTGGTCTATTTCATCCTCTACATCCGCACCATCGCCCGACGAAAAGAACCGCATATCTATGTCGCCAACTGGTATTTCCTGGCGTTCATTCTCGTTGTCGCGATCCTGCACATAGTGAACAACATCGCCGTTCCAGTTTCTCTTGGACACGCCAAGAGCTACACCGTCTGGTCCGGCGTACAGGATGCTATGGTGCAGTGGTGGTATGGGCACAACGCAGTCGCATTCTTCCTGACGGCTGGCTTTCTTGGCATGCTCTATTACTACCTCCCCGTCAGAGCGCAACGACCGATCTTTTCCTACAGACTTTCAATCCTCAGCTTCTGGGGTATCACGTTTTTCTACATGTGGGCCGGCTCACACCATCTCCACTACACCGCCTTGCCGCATTGGGTGCAGACGCTGGGAATGACTTTCTCGGTGATGCTGCTGGTTCCGTCATGGGCATCGGCCGGTAACGCATTACTCACCCTCAACGGTGCCTGGCACCGAGTGCGTGACGACGCAACACTTCGCTTCATGATGGTGGCTGCCGTGTTCTACGGACTGGCTACCTTCGAGGGGTCATTCATGGCGATCCGGCCGGTCAATTCTCTCTCGCATTATACGGACTGGACTGTCGGCCACGTTCACGCCGGGGCCCTCGGATGGGTCGCGCTAATCACGTTCGGTTCTTTCTATACGCTAGTGCCCGGACTGTGGAAGCGCGAGCGCATGTATTCACCCACGCTAGTCGAAGTCCACTTCTGGCTCGCTCTGGCCGGAACCCTCGTTTACATCTTAGCGATGTGGAACTCCGGGATCATTCAGGGTCTGATGTGGCGGACGTACACGGAAGACGGTACGCTCGCCTATTCCTTCGTCGACTCGCTGACCGCGATGTACCCCTACTACATCGCGCGGGCTTTCGGTGGCCTTCTCTTCCTTCTCGGCGCTATCATCGCCTCCTACAATATCTGGATGACGGTTCGCGCAGTGCCCTTGGCCGCTGACCGCGGCTCGGACGTTCCCGACTCAAACGCCGTTGCGGCGGCGGGGGAATGA
- the ccoO gene encoding cytochrome-c oxidase, cbb3-type subunit II, with protein MPELFHRKLERSTIGFVLAIIAVASVGGIVEIAPLFTIDETVEEAPDMRLYTPLELAGRNIYIREGCYACHSQMIRTLRDEVERYGPYSLAVESRYDHPMLWGSKRTGPDLARVGGKYSDLWHVDHLTNPRDVVPESNMPAYRWLARNSLKIDDLPLHLAAQRAVGVPYTDAMIENATEDAYGQATPESDAASGVAERYGEETHIRTFDGVATRLTEMDALIAYLQILGRLTDAAHEHTVAPQKPPEPIE; from the coding sequence ATGCCCGAACTCTTCCACCGCAAACTCGAACGTTCCACGATCGGTTTCGTGCTCGCCATCATTGCCGTGGCAAGTGTCGGCGGTATCGTGGAGATCGCCCCGCTCTTCACCATCGACGAGACGGTCGAGGAAGCCCCCGACATGCGACTCTACACGCCGTTAGAGCTGGCGGGCCGCAATATTTATATCCGCGAAGGTTGCTATGCGTGTCACAGCCAGATGATCCGAACATTGCGTGACGAGGTCGAGCGTTATGGCCCTTACTCACTCGCTGTGGAGTCGCGCTACGATCATCCGATGTTATGGGGTTCCAAAAGAACAGGCCCGGATCTTGCCAGGGTCGGCGGCAAATACTCGGATCTCTGGCATGTCGACCACCTGACCAATCCTCGCGATGTTGTTCCGGAGTCGAATATGCCAGCCTATCGCTGGCTGGCTCGGAATTCACTGAAGATCGACGATCTTCCGCTACACCTCGCGGCGCAGCGCGCGGTCGGTGTGCCGTACACTGATGCCATGATAGAGAATGCCACGGAAGATGCATATGGTCAGGCTACCCCTGAAAGCGATGCCGCGTCAGGTGTTGCGGAGCGCTATGGCGAGGAAACCCATATTCGTACCTTCGATGGCGTCGCCACGCGCCTAACGGAAATGGATGCTTTGATCGCCTATCTTCAGATTCTCGGCCGGCTGACAGACGCGGCGCATGAGCACACAGTCGCCCCCCAGAAACCACCCGAACCAATCGAATGA
- a CDS encoding cbb3-type cytochrome c oxidase subunit 3 has product MGIDHDTLVFFSKSWGLFYLWAFAICVLVYTFWPSNRKRFNNAKKSILDPEDKPWQ; this is encoded by the coding sequence ATGGGAATCGATCACGATACTCTGGTTTTCTTTTCGAAGAGCTGGGGGTTGTTCTACCTGTGGGCGTTCGCAATCTGCGTTCTCGTCTACACGTTCTGGCCCTCCAACAGGAAGCGTTTCAACAACGCCAAGAAAAGCATTCTCGATCCGGAAGACAAGCCATGGCAGTAG
- the ccoP gene encoding cytochrome-c oxidase, cbb3-type subunit III translates to MAVEERDPISGRKTTGHEWNGIKELDTPVPKGVLIFLIVTHIFAVLWWFLMPTWPLGTTYTRGLLDVDQRKTVEEQLTRSAAQRSFWMDRMESLSFVQIQADPELMSIVASSGHQLFGDNCAACHGVDGKGGANYPDLTDDGWLWGGDIETIAETIRVGINSAHPESRFAQMPSFGADGILDREEVRSVAAYVYSLRHADYSTRENIGKIEAGKEVFIASCAACHGEDARGNRDLGAPNLTDPYWVYGGDLQTIVNSVHGGRQGHMPAWDERLSTASINILALYVHSLGTDD, encoded by the coding sequence ATGGCAGTAGAAGAGCGCGATCCGATCAGCGGGCGAAAAACGACCGGGCACGAATGGAACGGCATCAAGGAGCTGGATACGCCGGTGCCCAAAGGCGTGCTAATTTTCCTGATCGTCACACATATTTTTGCGGTGCTCTGGTGGTTCCTGATGCCGACCTGGCCTCTTGGCACGACCTACACAAGAGGGCTTCTGGACGTCGATCAACGCAAGACGGTTGAAGAACAACTGACCAGATCAGCCGCTCAGCGTTCTTTTTGGATGGACAGGATGGAAAGCTTGAGTTTCGTGCAGATTCAGGCTGACCCGGAACTCATGTCGATCGTTGCAAGCAGTGGCCATCAATTGTTTGGAGACAACTGTGCAGCCTGTCACGGTGTTGATGGAAAGGGCGGCGCCAATTATCCCGACCTGACAGATGACGGCTGGCTTTGGGGTGGAGATATCGAGACCATCGCCGAGACGATACGTGTCGGGATCAACAGCGCACATCCCGAAAGCCGTTTTGCTCAAATGCCGTCATTTGGGGCCGATGGAATTCTTGACCGCGAAGAGGTGCGGAGTGTGGCTGCTTATGTCTACTCGCTCAGGCATGCAGATTATTCAACGCGCGAAAATATCGGAAAAATCGAAGCCGGGAAGGAAGTCTTCATCGCCAGTTGTGCGGCCTGTCACGGCGAGGACGCGCGTGGGAACCGTGACCTCGGCGCACCAAATCTGACAGATCCATATTGGGTGTATGGCGGCGATTTACAGACGATCGTGAATTCCGTTCATGGAGGCAGACAGGGACATATGCCGGCATGGGATGAGCGGCTGAGCACCGCGAGCATTAATATCCTCGCCCTCTACGTTCACTCTCTGGGAACGGACGACTAA
- a CDS encoding DUF2189 domain-containing protein, translating into MNEADSSYGLLSQTSSIAETRNERLQRHLPVWISLQWLRAGWRDLTTRPSLSLAYGFGIFLISLTLVWLLIYFGLDYILFPALAGFMIVAPVLAIGLYEKSRTLGDGKNVTLSHMILVKPRAGAQVYFVGVMFCLLMLLWMRAAVLIYALFFGVRPFPGLDHIAELLLTQPVGWAMLFVGTIVGGLFASFAFAISVFSIPMLLDKSTDAMTAMGMSMALVWNNFIPMVVWGIIVAAFFTACVLTGLIGLIVVFPLLGHATWHAYLAVARTEE; encoded by the coding sequence ATGAACGAAGCCGACAGTTCCTATGGCTTGTTGAGCCAAACCTCCAGCATCGCCGAAACGAGAAACGAGCGGCTACAGAGACACTTGCCGGTCTGGATCAGCCTGCAATGGTTGCGCGCGGGCTGGCGGGATCTGACTACCCGACCGAGTCTAAGTCTTGCTTATGGCTTTGGGATATTTCTCATTTCCCTGACCCTTGTCTGGTTGCTGATCTATTTCGGACTGGATTACATTCTTTTCCCCGCCCTTGCTGGATTCATGATCGTAGCTCCCGTTCTCGCCATTGGGCTCTATGAAAAAAGCAGGACGCTGGGGGACGGGAAGAACGTAACGCTCAGTCATATGATCCTGGTCAAGCCCCGTGCCGGCGCTCAGGTTTATTTTGTCGGCGTAATGTTCTGCCTACTTATGCTTTTATGGATGCGGGCCGCCGTTCTAATTTATGCCCTTTTCTTCGGCGTGAGGCCCTTTCCGGGACTAGATCACATTGCGGAATTGCTCCTTACACAACCAGTCGGGTGGGCAATGCTCTTCGTCGGAACGATCGTCGGTGGACTCTTTGCGTCATTTGCCTTCGCAATCAGTGTCTTTTCAATTCCCATGCTGCTCGATAAATCGACCGATGCCATGACAGCCATGGGGATGAGTATGGCACTCGTCTGGAACAATTTCATTCCAATGGTGGTATGGGGAATAATCGTCGCTGCGTTCTTCACGGCATGCGTGCTGACAGGGTTGATCGGGCTGATTGTAGTCTTTCCACTGTTGGGACATGCGACGTGGCACGCATATCTTGCTGTCGCCCGAACGGAGGAATAA
- the ccoS gene encoding cbb3-type cytochrome oxidase assembly protein CcoS: MIVLVWLVPIALAMGFVALCAFLWSIGSDQYDDLDGAAERVLLHQQEDYPLLDKVTHTPTGKERDLDDTQRVREMI, translated from the coding sequence ATGATTGTTTTAGTGTGGCTCGTTCCAATAGCGCTGGCAATGGGGTTCGTGGCACTTTGCGCATTTCTGTGGTCGATAGGAAGCGATCAATATGATGATCTGGATGGAGCGGCGGAACGTGTTCTTCTCCATCAGCAGGAGGACTACCCACTCCTGGACAAGGTCACGCACACACCCACGGGAAAAGAACGCGACCTCGACGATACGCAGCGGGTACGAGAAATGATCTGA
- a CDS encoding RNA polymerase sigma factor: MPIARPIARTEAAPVYADMEEPELVAHACRGESDAFGVIMQRCNQPLFRVARAIVSDDSEAEDVVQESYFKAFKALATFRGDSSLSTWLTRITINEARGRLRSRKKTVNLAEVEVAQKEGSLVIPFRGAYVMENPEAEVARSQIRTLIENAVDELPEPFRLVFVLRDIQDYSVDETAASLGIKPETVKTRLHRARRQLRVQLNEVFSSTMQDAFPFLGERCERINQRVLTMLSERRICPESDFRS; this comes from the coding sequence ATGCCGATTGCCCGGCCGATTGCTCGAACGGAAGCCGCGCCTGTTTATGCCGATATGGAGGAGCCTGAACTGGTCGCCCATGCATGCCGGGGCGAAAGCGACGCATTTGGCGTAATCATGCAACGATGCAATCAGCCCTTGTTCCGGGTCGCCCGGGCAATAGTGTCGGACGATTCAGAGGCCGAAGATGTCGTGCAGGAGAGCTATTTCAAGGCGTTTAAGGCCCTCGCAACTTTCCGCGGCGACTCGAGCCTCTCGACCTGGCTGACGAGAATCACGATCAACGAAGCTCGAGGGCGTTTGAGAAGCCGGAAAAAGACGGTGAATCTCGCGGAGGTAGAAGTTGCACAGAAGGAAGGTTCGCTGGTCATTCCGTTTCGGGGAGCGTATGTGATGGAAAATCCCGAAGCCGAGGTTGCCCGTAGCCAGATACGGACCCTCATAGAGAACGCCGTCGACGAGTTACCCGAACCGTTTCGCCTCGTTTTTGTTCTTCGGGATATACAAGACTACTCCGTAGACGAGACCGCTGCGTCCCTGGGAATCAAGCCTGAGACAGTAAAAACGCGTCTTCACCGGGCCCGCCGTCAGCTGCGGGTTCAGCTGAACGAGGTTTTTAGCTCCACCATGCAGGACGCGTTTCCCTTCCTCGGAGAACGCTGCGAGAGGATCAATCAGAGGGTTCTCACAATGCTCTCGGAGAGGCGCATCTGTCCGGAAAGTGATTTTCGGTCCTGA
- the folE gene encoding GTP cyclohydrolase I FolE: MPLRPLPSTDNTPALKTFAGKRKCLAQHDRVSREEAETAVRTLINWAGDDPSREGLADTPARVVRAYEEWFSGYTQMPDAILQRTFGEVGGYDEMIVLRDIPFESTCEHHMAPIRGVAHVAYLPRDRVVGISKLARLVDAYARRLQIQERLTAEIAGTIDKVLKPRGVAVVIEADHACMTSRGVRKHDGSLVTRSFKGAYKNELARREVLKALGV; this comes from the coding sequence ATGCCCTTGCGCCCTCTCCCGTCGACGGACAATACCCCTGCCCTCAAAACCTTTGCCGGCAAGCGCAAATGCTTAGCGCAGCACGACCGCGTCAGCCGTGAAGAAGCCGAAACCGCCGTACGTACACTAATCAACTGGGCTGGAGACGATCCGTCCCGCGAAGGCCTTGCGGACACGCCAGCACGCGTCGTGCGCGCCTACGAGGAATGGTTTTCCGGATACACACAGATGCCGGACGCCATTCTCCAGCGCACTTTCGGCGAGGTAGGCGGCTACGACGAAATGATCGTGTTGCGGGACATCCCTTTCGAATCCACCTGCGAACATCACATGGCACCCATCCGCGGCGTTGCCCATGTCGCCTATCTGCCGAGAGACCGCGTTGTCGGCATCTCGAAACTCGCACGCCTTGTCGATGCCTATGCGCGCCGACTTCAGATACAGGAGCGTCTGACGGCCGAAATTGCGGGCACGATAGACAAGGTGCTCAAACCTCGCGGCGTGGCGGTGGTCATCGAAGCCGATCACGCATGCATGACCTCTCGCGGTGTTCGAAAACATGATGGTTCTCTCGTCACCAGGTCGTTCAAGGGCGCCTACAAGAATGAACTCGCCCGCCGCGAGGTGCTGAAAGCCCTGGGTGTTTGA